In one window of Camelina sativa cultivar DH55 chromosome 15, Cs, whole genome shotgun sequence DNA:
- the LOC104748739 gene encoding uncharacterized protein LOC104748739, with translation MFVDNGLSDLSSRGALYMWKNNQPDNPILRKLDKVLVNDQWRDSFPEAIAILDPPGDSDHSLALVHTSSHIQTSKKSFKYFSFLSTHPKFKEVIDAAWSEESGTGSALFILAQRLKIVKAACKRLNREGFGNIQQRTKDSLARLESIQADLLRSPSDSLF, from the coding sequence ATGTTTGTAGATAATGGTTTGTCTGATTTGTCGAGTAGAGGAGCCCTTTATATGTGGAAGAACAATCAGCCTGACAATCCAATATTGAGAAAGTTGGATAAGGTTTTGGTGAATGATCAATGGAGAGACTCTTTCCCGGAAGCTATAGCGATCCTTGATCCCCCGGGAGATTCGGATCATTCCCTTGCTCTGGTGCACACCTCTTCTCACATTCAAACTAGTAAGAAATCCTTCAAATATTTCTCGTTTTTATCCACTCATCCCAAGTTCAAGGAGGTGATCGATGCAGCCTGGTCTGAAGAAAGTGGGACAGGTTCTGCTCTTTTTATCTTGGCTCAAAGATTGAAGATTGTTAAAGCAGCTTGCAAGCGGTTGAACAGGGAAGGTTTTGGTAATATTCAGCAGAGAACTAAGGACTCTTTGGCCCGTCTTGAGTC